The Neochlamydia sp. S13 genome has a segment encoding these proteins:
- a CDS encoding GyrI-like domain-containing protein: MRKTIIQLSEIKLVGITSRTNNSLEKDPSSAKISPTIQRYFQGACSEKILYRAKPGTTYCVYTDYESDFNGDYTYFIGEEVSKFDAMAEGFSALVIPAQNYVKFISNPGTLPSLCINMWQKIWSMSAQDLGGEREYLADFEIYDDRASDHQNAILDIYIGIKSENQRLHYA, from the coding sequence ATGCGCAAAACGATAATACAATTATCAGAAATTAAACTGGTAGGCATTACAAGCCGTACTAACAATTCATTAGAGAAGGACCCCTCCTCTGCTAAAATTAGCCCAACGATCCAAAGGTATTTTCAAGGTGCATGTTCAGAAAAAATTCTTTATCGCGCAAAGCCAGGTACAACCTATTGCGTTTATACCGATTATGAATCTGATTTTAATGGAGATTATACTTATTTTATTGGTGAAGAAGTAAGTAAATTCGATGCAATGGCTGAAGGATTTTCCGCCCTTGTTATACCTGCTCAAAATTACGTAAAATTCATAAGCAATCCAGGTACTCTACCTTCCCTATGCATTAATATGTGGCAAAAAATTTGGTCGATGTCCGCCCAGGATTTGGGTGGTGAAAGAGAATATTTGGCTGATTTTGAGATTTACGATGATCGTGCAAGCGATCACCAGAATGCAATACTTGATATTTACATTGGCATTAAAAGCGAAAATCAAAGGCTTCATTACGCTTAA
- a CDS encoding metal ABC transporter permease produces MTSFFDALHTNPLLLAAILAGIAASFVSGIIGSYVVVKRIIFICGSISHAVLSGIGICLWLERAKGFVGVSPLLGALIAAIVSSLLIGWIHLHYRQREDTVIAAIWSIGMAVGILFISQTPGFNVELTNFLIGNILWVTPTDLKILLTLDIVIFLTVLCLHKRFLAICFDEEQAQLQGISVNSLYLLLLVLTAVSIVLLIQVVGIILVMTMLTIPAAIANLFTTRLSQMMAIAICISAGFCFFGMQAAFYMDWPGGATIALVAGLTYVLTLLGKYGIKRARKTSLAIPSDK; encoded by the coding sequence ATGACCTCTTTTTTTGACGCCTTACATACCAATCCACTTTTATTAGCAGCTATATTAGCGGGGATAGCAGCTTCATTTGTAAGCGGAATTATAGGCTCTTATGTGGTAGTAAAAAGGATTATTTTTATTTGTGGCAGCATCTCTCATGCAGTTCTTAGTGGAATAGGCATTTGCTTATGGTTAGAAAGGGCTAAGGGCTTTGTAGGGGTCTCGCCTTTGCTAGGTGCTCTTATTGCAGCCATAGTTTCTTCTTTGCTCATCGGATGGATTCATCTTCATTATCGCCAGCGTGAGGATACTGTCATTGCTGCCATTTGGTCAATAGGTATGGCAGTAGGGATTCTATTTATTTCGCAAACCCCTGGTTTTAACGTTGAACTCACCAATTTTCTTATTGGAAATATCTTATGGGTCACTCCTACTGATCTAAAAATTTTACTTACCTTAGATATCGTCATCTTTTTAACCGTGCTTTGTCTCCATAAACGCTTTTTAGCCATTTGTTTTGATGAAGAACAAGCTCAGCTCCAAGGCATCTCTGTTAATTCACTTTATCTTTTATTGCTGGTGTTAACGGCTGTTTCTATTGTGCTTTTGATTCAAGTGGTGGGTATTATCTTAGTGATGACCATGCTTACCATCCCCGCTGCGATTGCCAATCTATTCACAACCAGGCTTTCTCAAATGATGGCCATTGCTATTTGTATCAGCGCAGGATTTTGCTTTTTCGGAATGCAAGCAGCTTTTTATATGGATTGGCCCGGTGGAGCAACGATTGCGCTAGTAGCAGGCTTAACTTATGTGCTCACCTTACTAGGAAAATATGGGATAAAAAGAGCTCGGAAGACTAGCTTAGCTATCCCTTCCGATAAATAA
- the rfbD gene encoding dTDP-4-dehydrorhamnose reductase, translated as MKKILILGKQGQVGWELCRTLSPLGQLVTYDRKALDLASPRSIRELLNGLKPHMIVNAAAYTAVDKAEAEKEACMAINARAPQILAEEAKKLNALLVHYSSDYVFDGCSPNPSTEDTVPNPQNFYGYSKLEGDRAIQASGCAHLILRTSWVYGNRGRNFLLTMLKLGLEKDTLKIVDDQMGAPTWSRLIAEATAQVMARYEGQDGIYNLTCRGKTSWFGFAKAIFDYYRLKKGVKMPTLVNIPSSAYPVAAQRPHNSLLSHEKTEKTFGIQLPDWNETLQMCLEEV; from the coding sequence ATGAAAAAAATTCTTATCCTAGGCAAACAAGGACAAGTAGGCTGGGAACTCTGTCGCACTCTTTCACCTCTGGGGCAGCTTGTCACCTATGATCGGAAAGCCTTAGATCTTGCTTCTCCCCGCTCTATTCGCGAGCTTTTAAACGGATTAAAGCCCCATATGATCGTTAATGCGGCGGCCTATACAGCGGTTGATAAAGCTGAAGCTGAGAAGGAAGCTTGTATGGCCATCAACGCACGCGCTCCTCAAATTCTTGCTGAGGAGGCTAAAAAGCTTAATGCGCTTCTCGTTCACTATTCCAGTGATTATGTCTTTGATGGATGCTCGCCCAATCCTTCTACCGAAGATACTGTTCCTAATCCTCAAAATTTTTACGGCTACTCTAAACTTGAAGGAGATCGTGCTATTCAGGCCTCAGGCTGCGCTCATCTAATCTTACGTACTAGTTGGGTTTATGGAAACCGAGGCCGCAATTTTTTGCTAACTATGCTAAAATTAGGGTTAGAGAAAGATACATTAAAGATTGTAGACGATCAAATGGGTGCTCCTACCTGGAGCCGTTTAATTGCAGAAGCTACAGCACAGGTGATGGCCCGTTATGAAGGGCAGGATGGCATCTACAATCTTACCTGCCGCGGAAAAACCTCGTGGTTCGGCTTTGCTAAAGCCATCTTTGATTACTATAGGCTTAAAAAAGGAGTAAAGATGCCTACACTTGTAAACATTCCCTCATCAGCCTATCCAGTAGCTGCCCAACGCCCTCATAATTCTTTACTAAGTCACGAAAAAACAGAAAAAACATTTGGCATTCAACTCCCTGATTGGAATGAAACACTGCAGATGTGCCTCGAGGAGGTATAA
- a CDS encoding metal ABC transporter solute-binding protein, Zn/Mn family, whose amino-acid sequence MMISFKKRLIFFTIFLSFFSLSHQIFSRENSVHSHYVLVSVAPHKFFVEKLAGSTLQVGVMVPAGASAHTYEPTPKQMLEATQADLWFYVGEGFEPKVKSALKSYNPRMQLIDLRQNLDLISYESKHPHHCCHSQENSYDLHYWLSPIQAKIQATTIAEALIKTYPENALLYQSNLAHFHQELDHLHQEIHTLLSKPHNPVLMVSHPAYAYFCREYNCRQLSIEFEGKDPTPQQLTRLIKEAQSNHIKTIFVQVQYSSKGAKLIAAQLDARLVNLNPYAENYLESMREIAKAFGAS is encoded by the coding sequence ATGATGATAAGCTTTAAAAAACGTTTAATATTTTTTACTATTTTCCTCTCTTTTTTTTCGCTATCCCATCAGATATTTTCTCGGGAAAATTCAGTCCACTCTCATTATGTGCTAGTCAGTGTAGCTCCTCATAAATTTTTTGTAGAAAAGCTTGCTGGGTCTACTCTTCAAGTAGGAGTTATGGTGCCTGCGGGCGCTAGCGCTCATACTTATGAGCCGACGCCTAAACAGATGTTAGAGGCTACTCAAGCTGATCTTTGGTTTTATGTAGGAGAAGGATTTGAGCCAAAAGTTAAGTCAGCCTTAAAAAGCTATAATCCACGCATGCAATTGATCGATTTAAGGCAAAATCTTGATCTTATTTCTTATGAGAGCAAACACCCTCACCATTGCTGTCACTCCCAGGAAAACAGCTATGACCTTCATTATTGGCTAAGTCCCATTCAAGCTAAAATTCAAGCTACCACTATTGCAGAAGCTTTAATTAAAACTTATCCAGAAAATGCATTGCTCTATCAAAGCAATTTAGCTCATTTTCATCAAGAGCTCGATCACCTCCATCAGGAGATTCATACTCTTTTAAGTAAGCCTCATAATCCTGTTTTAATGGTCTCTCATCCAGCTTATGCTTATTTTTGCCGTGAATATAATTGTCGACAGCTTTCTATTGAGTTTGAGGGCAAAGATCCTACCCCTCAACAGCTTACTCGATTGATTAAAGAGGCGCAGAGTAATCACATAAAAACTATTTTCGTGCAAGTTCAATACAGTAGTAAAGGGGCCAAATTAATTGCTGCCCAATTAGATGCTCGCCTAGTTAATCTAAATCCGTATGCTGAAAATTATTTGGAAAGTATGCGGGAGATTGCTAAAGCTTTTGGGGCCTCCTAA
- a CDS encoding acetate/propionate family kinase, giving the protein MKILVVNGGSSSFKFALFEAESVFLRDLEPLWQKSIEFENSWEDRRAAIKRAFEEVPTPIDRVGHRIVHGGSLFQKPTFITPETIKLLQKLSHLAPLHNPINLEGIQEAEHYFPSATQIGVFDTAFYTSMPEVAWTYPVPSEWTKEGIRRYGFHGISHQYCMETIQERLGSDNHKLITCHLGNGSSCTAILNGKGIDTTMGFTPLEGLMMGTRSGSIDPGIILYLQKQKNMTVEEVDHCLNKKSGLLGIGGSFDMRKILKAAEMKDSRAILALELYVHCLKKAVGALAATLNGLDILCFTGGIGENAATVRQKVIEGLEYLGVKVDSSLNGTWKNDGEISPAASKVKVFVVHVREEWLIAKECFNLR; this is encoded by the coding sequence ATGAAAATTTTAGTGGTTAATGGGGGGTCAAGCTCTTTTAAATTTGCTTTATTTGAAGCAGAAAGCGTTTTTTTGCGCGATCTTGAGCCCTTATGGCAAAAGAGTATAGAATTTGAAAATAGCTGGGAAGATCGCCGAGCAGCTATTAAGAGAGCATTCGAGGAAGTTCCAACGCCCATTGATAGAGTGGGCCATCGTATCGTCCATGGAGGCTCTCTCTTTCAAAAGCCTACTTTTATTACTCCTGAAACTATAAAGCTTCTTCAAAAGCTCTCTCATTTAGCTCCTTTACATAATCCTATAAATTTGGAAGGAATACAGGAAGCTGAGCATTATTTTCCCTCTGCCACACAAATAGGAGTATTTGATACGGCCTTCTACACTAGCATGCCCGAAGTAGCATGGACTTATCCTGTTCCTAGTGAATGGACTAAAGAGGGAATTCGTCGTTATGGGTTTCATGGAATTAGCCATCAGTATTGCATGGAAACCATTCAAGAGAGGTTAGGTTCGGATAACCATAAATTGATAACGTGTCATTTAGGAAATGGTTCTTCTTGTACAGCTATTTTAAATGGAAAAGGGATAGATACGACCATGGGATTTACTCCCTTGGAAGGATTAATGATGGGGACACGCAGTGGTTCTATCGATCCTGGTATTATTCTTTATCTCCAAAAGCAGAAAAACATGACTGTTGAGGAAGTGGACCATTGCTTAAATAAAAAATCAGGTTTATTAGGCATTGGGGGTAGCTTCGACATGCGTAAGATTTTAAAAGCTGCAGAGATGAAAGATTCGCGAGCAATTTTAGCTTTAGAGCTATATGTACATTGTTTGAAAAAAGCGGTGGGGGCCTTAGCAGCTACCTTAAATGGTCTAGATATTCTATGTTTTACAGGAGGAATTGGAGAGAATGCTGCCACAGTAAGACAAAAGGTTATAGAGGGCCTTGAATATTTGGGTGTTAAAGTAGATTCTAGTTTAAACGGCACATGGAAAAATGATGGAGAGATATCACCAGCCGCTTCTAAAGTAAAGGTTTTTGTCGTGCATGTGCGTGAAGAGTGGTTAATTGCTAAAGAATGCTTTAATTTAAGATAG
- a CDS encoding ribonucleoside-diphosphate reductase small subunit, translating into MQALHEPILLENKERFVLFPINHQDIWQMYKKAEASFWTAEEIDLSTDVQHWEKKLNENERHFIKHILAFFAASDGIVNENLAVNFLNEVQYPEARCFYGFQIMIENIHSETYSLLIETYIKDSQEKSMLFHALDTLPCVAKKGEWALKWISKGGFAERLVAFAAVEGIFFSGSFCSIFWLKKRGLMPGLSFANELISRDEGLHCDFACLIYSQLAHKLSEELVKEIIGDAVKIEKEFVMEALPVKLIGMNGDLMCQYIEFVADRLLNALGYSKLYHVNNPFDFMELISLQGKTNFFEKRVSEYQKPGVMSTQRNHEFTLNEEF; encoded by the coding sequence ATGCAGGCCTTGCATGAACCAATTTTACTAGAAAACAAAGAACGCTTTGTTTTATTTCCTATCAATCACCAAGATATTTGGCAGATGTATAAAAAAGCTGAAGCTAGCTTTTGGACAGCTGAAGAGATCGATCTGTCTACGGATGTACAGCACTGGGAGAAAAAACTTAATGAAAATGAAAGACACTTTATCAAGCATATTCTAGCTTTTTTTGCTGCTAGTGACGGTATTGTAAATGAAAACCTGGCTGTGAATTTCCTTAACGAGGTTCAATACCCTGAAGCAAGATGTTTTTATGGATTTCAAATCATGATCGAAAACATTCATTCTGAAACTTATTCTTTATTAATTGAGACATATATCAAAGATTCGCAAGAAAAAAGCATGCTTTTTCATGCCTTAGATACCCTTCCTTGTGTAGCTAAAAAAGGAGAATGGGCCTTAAAGTGGATTTCTAAAGGGGGATTTGCTGAACGTTTAGTAGCTTTTGCTGCCGTCGAAGGTATTTTCTTTTCAGGAAGCTTTTGCTCAATTTTTTGGCTTAAAAAACGGGGCCTTATGCCAGGCTTAAGTTTTGCCAACGAATTAATTTCTAGAGACGAAGGCTTGCATTGTGATTTTGCTTGTTTAATCTATTCGCAACTTGCTCATAAACTATCCGAAGAACTTGTTAAAGAGATTATTGGAGATGCAGTCAAGATTGAGAAGGAATTTGTCATGGAGGCTTTACCCGTCAAATTGATTGGCATGAACGGAGATTTGATGTGCCAGTATATCGAATTTGTAGCCGATCGATTATTAAATGCGCTGGGGTATTCTAAATTATATCACGTGAATAATCCTTTTGATTTCATGGAACTTATATCGCTGCAGGGTAAAACTAATTTCTTTGAAAAAAGAGTCTCTGAATATCAAAAACCAGGTGTGATGTCTACTCAAAGGAATCACGAATTTACTCTAAATGAAGAATTTTAA
- a CDS encoding leucine-rich repeat domain-containing protein, with the protein MNPSSFISIKHLPNEILVPILKACASPSLSRVCTRWRHLLDTEIMPSLYKQIGQIHALQLDVTERAFIIDKIYKLEANLPEAIKITTIFRHLFILAKSFSPLELEDKPMETRYLTLDNYFSYLININRLLFWKNLPGGQHYLNQEEIEALPLASRGEIFKEWIEKYNKDIKCLGLISIGLTFLSKEIGQLSQLTRLHLINNQLTILPAEIGHLSQLKYFMLNDNYLTTLPAEIGQLSQLRWLELTDNHLTTLPAEIGQLSQLVRLHLDKNQLTALPPEIGQLSQLVRLHLDKNQLTALPSEIGQLSQLVRLHLDKNQLTTLPAEIGHLSQLGWLKLTDNHLTTLPAEIGQLSQLETLDLNDNQLTIFPLEITELFQLKNLELSNNLLAGLPPEIGHLFHLELLSLDDNHLTDLPPEIGHLFHLRALYLNDNQLTSLPAELGRLSSLRRLYVRFNQLTSLPSEIKPSYERLYIELEGNPLEYNSGKLASF; encoded by the coding sequence ATGAATCCTAGCTCTTTCATCTCTATTAAACATCTACCTAATGAAATATTAGTCCCTATTTTAAAGGCTTGCGCTAGCCCTTCCTTATCTAGGGTTTGTACAAGATGGCGACACTTATTGGATACTGAAATAATGCCCTCTCTTTATAAGCAAATAGGTCAAATACATGCTCTTCAGTTAGATGTAACCGAGCGGGCTTTTATTATAGATAAGATTTATAAGCTAGAAGCCAATCTTCCTGAAGCCATAAAAATAACTACAATTTTTAGACATCTCTTTATCTTAGCTAAGTCTTTTTCTCCTTTAGAACTTGAAGATAAGCCTATGGAAACAAGATATCTTACCCTGGATAACTACTTCTCTTATCTTATAAATATTAATCGCCTTTTATTTTGGAAAAATCTTCCTGGTGGGCAGCACTATTTAAATCAAGAGGAAATCGAAGCCCTGCCTTTAGCAAGTAGGGGAGAGATTTTTAAAGAGTGGATTGAAAAGTATAATAAAGATATTAAGTGCCTAGGCTTAATAAGCATTGGCTTGACTTTTTTATCTAAAGAGATAGGGCAGCTATCCCAACTAACAAGGCTTCATTTAATTAATAACCAACTCACTATTCTTCCTGCAGAGATAGGCCATTTATCGCAACTGAAATATTTTATGTTAAATGATAACTATCTTACTACTCTCCCAGCAGAGATAGGGCAATTATCGCAATTGAGATGGTTAGAATTAACTGACAACCATCTTACTACTCTTCCAGCAGAGATAGGGCAGCTATCCCAGCTAGTAAGACTTCACTTAGATAAAAACCAACTCACTGCTCTTCCACCAGAGATAGGACAGCTATCTCAGCTAGTAAGACTCCACTTAGATAAAAACCAACTCACTGCTCTTCCATCAGAGATAGGACAGCTATCTCAGCTAGTAAGACTCCACTTAGATAAAAACCAACTCACTACTCTCCCAGCAGAGATAGGGCATTTATCGCAATTAGGTTGGTTAAAATTAACTGACAACCATCTGACTACTCTTCCAGCAGAGATTGGGCAGCTATCCCAGTTGGAAACACTTGACTTAAATGATAACCAGCTCACCATTTTTCCTTTAGAGATCACGGAGCTTTTCCAGCTAAAAAATCTTGAGCTAAGCAACAACCTTCTCGCTGGCCTTCCCCCCGAGATAGGGCATTTATTTCATCTGGAATTACTTTCTTTAGACGATAACCATCTTACTGACCTTCCTCCCGAGATAGGGCATTTATTTCATTTGAGAGCGCTTTATTTAAACGATAACCAGCTTACCTCCCTTCCAGCAGAGTTAGGGCGGTTGTCTAGTCTGCGAAGACTTTATGTACGCTTTAACCAACTCACCTCTCTTCCTTCAGAAATAAAGCCATCATATGAACGGCTATACATAGAGTTGGAAGGAAATCCGTTGGAATATAATTCAGGTAAACTAGCCAGTTTTTAG
- the rfbC gene encoding dTDP-4-dehydrorhamnose 3,5-epimerase: MQVLGTSIPEVKIIEPQIFGDARGFFFESFNLTMFREKAHIHDVFVQDNHSHSPKHVLRGLHYQIHQPQGKLVRVVSGEVYDVAVDLRKHSPTFGQWVGLILSAQNKRMLWIPKGFAHGFLVLSDQADFLYKASDFYDPTSERTIIWNDPDLAIEWPLQGDVPILSAKDQKGNLFRHAEVFL; this comes from the coding sequence ATGCAAGTCCTTGGAACATCTATACCTGAAGTCAAAATTATAGAACCCCAGATTTTCGGGGATGCCCGCGGCTTTTTTTTTGAAAGCTTTAACCTGACGATGTTTCGCGAAAAAGCCCATATTCATGATGTTTTTGTCCAAGACAATCACTCTCATTCTCCTAAACATGTCTTACGTGGACTCCACTATCAGATTCATCAGCCCCAAGGAAAGCTTGTTCGGGTTGTTAGCGGTGAAGTTTATGATGTTGCTGTGGACTTACGCAAACATTCGCCTACCTTTGGTCAATGGGTAGGATTAATATTATCCGCGCAGAATAAACGGATGTTATGGATTCCTAAAGGCTTCGCCCATGGTTTTCTAGTATTGTCAGACCAGGCTGATTTCCTATATAAAGCATCGGATTTTTACGATCCTACGTCGGAGCGTACAATTATTTGGAATGATCCCGATTTAGCCATCGAATGGCCCCTTCAGGGAGATGTACCTATTCTTTCGGCTAAAGATCAAAAGGGAAATTTATTCAGACATGCCGAGGTATTCCTATGA
- a CDS encoding ribonucleoside-diphosphate reductase subunit alpha, with amino-acid sequence MFVIKRDGRKEAMKFDKITARLQKLCYALDAKHINPVLVARRVIEGVFDGVTTSELDNLAAEVAATLTANHPDYAILAARISISNLHKNTNKSFSETIKALYLYVDPKSGKHAPLIAEDVYEIIQQHAELLDSTLIYDRDFLYDYFGFKTLEKAYLLKMQGKVVERPQHMLMRVSIGIHKGDIESAMETYHLMSDRWFTQATPTLFNAGTPTPQLSSCFLLQMKEDSIDGIFDTLKQCAKISRAAGGIGLSIHGIRATGSYIRGTGGISNGVIPMLKVFNDTARYVDQGGGKRKGSFAVYLEPWHADIFEFLDLRKNQGKDEMRARDLFTALWIPDLFMQRVEANQDWSLFCPNEAAGLDACWGDEFEKLYKQYEKEGRARRVIKAQELWFKILEAQIETGSPYMVYKDACNRKSNQQHLGTIQSSNLCTEIVEYTAPGEVAVCNLASLALPRFIKDGQFDYPKLFEVTQVVTRNLNKIIDVNYYPVAEAEYSNLRHRPIGIGVQGLADVFLILKMPFESQEAKQLNREIFETIYFAALTASKELAKIHGPYSTYEGSPMSKGIFQYDMWNVVPGKRWDWPSLKAEVALYGVRNSLLVAPMPTASTSQILGNNECFEPYTSNLYTRRVLSGEFIVVNKHLLKDLIHLGLWSEELKNQLIAANGSVQAIKEIPENIKELYKTAWEIKQKTLVEMAAERGPFICQSQSLNLFVQNPTFAKLTSMHFYGWKCGLKTGMYYLRTQAAVDAIKFTLEAKPFVACSANNKEECLACSA; translated from the coding sequence ATGTTTGTAATTAAGCGCGACGGAAGAAAAGAGGCGATGAAGTTTGATAAAATTACAGCTCGGCTTCAAAAGTTATGCTACGCCCTAGATGCTAAGCATATTAACCCTGTGCTAGTAGCTAGGCGTGTCATCGAAGGTGTTTTTGATGGGGTGACTACCAGTGAGCTAGACAACCTAGCTGCTGAGGTAGCGGCAACGCTAACGGCTAACCATCCTGATTATGCGATTTTAGCGGCTAGAATTTCGATTTCTAATTTGCATAAAAATACCAATAAATCGTTTTCTGAGACCATTAAAGCCCTCTATCTTTATGTGGATCCTAAAAGCGGGAAACATGCGCCTCTCATTGCTGAAGATGTTTATGAGATTATCCAACAACATGCAGAGCTTCTAGACTCTACTCTCATCTATGATCGAGATTTTTTGTACGATTACTTTGGATTTAAAACTTTAGAAAAAGCTTATTTACTAAAAATGCAAGGTAAAGTAGTGGAAAGGCCTCAGCATATGTTAATGCGGGTATCGATAGGCATTCATAAAGGAGATATTGAGTCTGCCATGGAAACCTATCATCTGATGAGCGATCGATGGTTTACTCAGGCTACTCCTACCCTTTTCAATGCTGGTACACCAACTCCTCAGCTTTCTTCTTGTTTTTTACTACAAATGAAAGAAGACAGCATCGACGGTATTTTTGATACCCTTAAACAATGTGCTAAAATCTCTCGAGCTGCAGGAGGCATAGGCTTAAGTATCCATGGTATCCGTGCGACAGGTTCTTACATCCGTGGAACAGGGGGTATCTCCAATGGAGTTATCCCTATGCTTAAAGTATTTAATGATACTGCTCGCTATGTAGATCAGGGAGGAGGAAAGCGTAAAGGATCTTTTGCTGTTTATCTAGAACCTTGGCACGCTGATATTTTTGAATTTTTAGATTTAAGAAAAAATCAAGGGAAGGACGAAATGCGTGCGCGTGATCTTTTTACAGCGCTTTGGATTCCAGATCTTTTTATGCAGCGGGTGGAGGCTAACCAAGATTGGTCTTTGTTTTGTCCTAATGAAGCGGCAGGCTTAGATGCCTGCTGGGGAGATGAGTTTGAAAAACTCTATAAACAGTATGAAAAAGAGGGACGTGCCCGTAGAGTAATTAAAGCTCAAGAGCTCTGGTTTAAAATTTTGGAGGCACAAATTGAGACAGGCAGTCCTTACATGGTTTATAAGGATGCTTGTAATAGAAAATCGAATCAGCAACATCTAGGGACTATTCAATCGAGTAACCTATGTACCGAAATTGTAGAGTACACAGCTCCAGGAGAAGTAGCCGTGTGTAATCTGGCTTCTTTAGCTTTACCACGTTTTATCAAAGATGGACAGTTTGATTATCCTAAGCTATTTGAGGTTACTCAAGTGGTCACGCGGAATCTAAACAAAATTATTGATGTCAACTATTATCCTGTGGCGGAAGCGGAATATTCTAATCTGCGTCATCGCCCTATTGGCATTGGGGTGCAGGGCTTGGCAGATGTGTTTCTGATATTAAAAATGCCTTTTGAGTCTCAGGAGGCTAAGCAATTAAATCGCGAGATTTTTGAGACAATCTATTTTGCTGCCTTAACAGCTTCAAAAGAGCTGGCTAAAATTCATGGCCCTTATTCAACTTATGAAGGCTCTCCTATGTCTAAAGGAATCTTTCAATATGATATGTGGAATGTGGTGCCAGGGAAGCGCTGGGATTGGCCCTCTCTTAAAGCTGAAGTAGCTTTATATGGAGTAAGAAACTCACTTTTAGTAGCCCCTATGCCCACAGCTTCTACTTCCCAAATCCTGGGAAATAATGAATGCTTTGAACCCTATACTTCAAATTTGTATACACGCCGTGTGCTATCGGGGGAATTCATCGTAGTGAACAAGCATCTGTTAAAAGATTTGATCCATCTAGGTTTATGGAGTGAAGAGCTTAAAAATCAGCTGATCGCTGCTAATGGTTCCGTGCAAGCCATTAAAGAAATTCCTGAAAATATTAAGGAGCTTTATAAGACAGCTTGGGAGATCAAGCAAAAAACATTAGTGGAGATGGCGGCAGAGCGTGGACCCTTTATTTGCCAATCTCAGTCGCTAAACTTATTTGTACAAAATCCTACCTTTGCCAAACTGACTTCTATGCATTTTTATGGATGGAAATGTGGCTTAAAGACGGGCATGTATTATTTAAGAACGCAAGCTGCTGTGGATGCAATTAAATTTACTTTAGAAGCCAAGCCTTTTGTGGCTTGTAGTGCAAATAATAAAGAAGAATGCCTAGCATGCAGCGCTTAA
- a CDS encoding metal ABC transporter ATP-binding protein yields MPPVIHIDHLNFAYAETPVLTDIHLTIESNDFIGIIGPNGGGKTTLLKLLMGFLKPSSGKIEILGSPPQSSRHQIAYVPQTHRYDREFPISVLEVVLAGRLSKLPWYGKFSSADKEAAKEALNRVKLPNFYNKPFGTLSGGQAQRALIARALISDPQLLLLDEPTAHVDSQAEADIYDILYSLRQKMAILMVTHDLNTAIEQVKQVLLVQNTALLLKPEEVCEHFAMGLYHSPLIQLKREIQ; encoded by the coding sequence ATGCCTCCTGTTATCCATATAGATCATCTCAATTTCGCCTATGCCGAAACGCCCGTTCTTACTGACATCCATTTAACTATTGAGTCGAATGATTTCATTGGTATTATAGGACCTAACGGCGGGGGTAAAACCACCCTTCTTAAGCTGTTGATGGGATTTTTAAAACCCTCTTCTGGTAAAATAGAAATTTTAGGATCACCTCCTCAATCCTCTCGCCATCAAATTGCCTATGTTCCTCAAACACACCGTTATGATCGTGAGTTTCCCATTTCAGTTTTAGAAGTGGTGTTAGCCGGGCGCCTTTCTAAACTTCCCTGGTATGGAAAGTTCTCTTCAGCTGATAAAGAAGCTGCTAAAGAAGCTTTAAACCGCGTAAAGCTGCCTAACTTTTATAACAAACCTTTTGGTACATTATCAGGTGGGCAAGCTCAGCGAGCATTGATTGCTAGAGCTTTAATCTCCGATCCGCAGCTACTGCTGTTAGACGAACCGACAGCTCATGTGGATTCACAAGCAGAAGCTGATATTTATGATATCTTATACAGCCTTCGCCAAAAAATGGCTATTCTTATGGTAACCCATGATTTAAACACTGCGATCGAACAAGTAAAACAGGTTCTTCTCGTCCAAAACACAGCTTTATTGTTAAAGCCAGAAGAAGTTTGTGAACATTTCGCTATGGGTCTTTACCATTCACCTTTGATTCAGTTAAAGCGAGAAATTCAATGA